The genomic region AGTCCGGGTCATATTTGGCACCGAAGTTCAAATACCTCATGTACGCATCGGCGGTTCCAAATCCTGATTGCCCGAGTGCAAGCACCTCAAAGGATTCGGATCGTGCATGCTCATTCAGCTTGCGCTCCAAAATGGCGGAGAATGAATCAGCCAGCGGGACTTGCAAAGCTTCGACGTAAGAATCTCCGAAGACGAGAATACGAAACGTCCCTGCCGGCTTGCCATACGTCCGCTCGTAATCGCGAAATCCGTGCGAATTGAAATAGCCTTCGGAATACCCTTCCTTTGTATGGCGATAGAATGCATTGGGAATATAGGTCGTCCCTAGCTGAGGGATGAACCGGAGATTGGATCTTGTATTGATCTGCACCACAGCCAATCCGGTCTCAATCGTCACCCCAAGCAAGACCAGGGCGACAAGACACAGCGCTAAGCCAGCCGCGATTTTTCGTGGTAGAAAGGCCCGTGTGATCATGTTGCTACGCTTGCAAGGAAGCCCCCGAGACGGCTGCTTCAAAGGCCTCCACGACTGCCGCATCACTGTGATACTGGGTCACGTATCGTTGCGTATGAACGGCGATGTCATCCCGTTGGTCTGCCGAAGCGATCAGTCGTGTGATGTCCCTTACAGCTCCCACGACACCGTTCGACATCGCACCGAGACCGTATCGTTTGATAATGTCGTCCGGATCAATCTCCAGACTCACGACAGGAGTTCCGCTGGACCACGCTTGCAGGAATGTGTTGGGAAATCCCTCACTGCTCGACGTTGAAAGAAGCACGGCGGCGTTCCGAATGATTCCTTCGGCATGTTCAGGCGATACCTGCCCGCAATAGTTGACGTTCGTGAGATCCCGCAGGCGGTTCATGATTTGCTCGCTATAGCCGGCTGTCGTGCCAAACGTGCTTTGCCCGCCGCAAAGGACGAATCGCAGTGCCGGAGCCTTCCTGGCGATTTCAATCAGCAGGTCTGGCCGCTTGTGTCGGCGCAACATGCCTATCCAAGCCACATACTTCTCTCGCATCGCATGGGGCTTTACCGGTGCTCGCGCTCCCGCAATACTTCGTACGATGTATGCCTTGCTGCGCCATTTTGTCGGCAGCCCGGAGAGTTGCCGGCCATGTTGCAAAAAGAGTTTCTCGACTTGGGCCAGACCCCAGGCGTACAAAGGCCATAAGCGGCGTCGGCGCGTGAGGGCTTCACGGGGTTGGATGTCCGTGTCAAACCCCGCGGAAAATATTGTCCGCACGTTGCTTACTCTTGCCAGTTGAACCATAGGGCCCAACAGAGGCTGGGCGCATCGCAGATAGAACCAATTGGGTCGTTCCGACCTCAAGAATCGGAAAAGGGCTGGGAGGTAGGGTCCAATGCCGATCCCAACATAGTCCACACCATCAATCGTTTCCCGTCTTCCTCGTTCCAAACGATGACGCGTTCCGACTTTCACCGACCAACCGGCTGCGGCCAATGCGCGCGCGAGCAACCACTGTTGGCGTTCGGCACCACCGACTGCGGACGGATCTCCCGATGCGTACTCATGGATGCCGTCATTAACGAAGGCGATCTTCATAAATGGACCGATCGCGCCATCGACCACGCGAGGAAGACGAAGGGGTTCCAAAGCTCTCGTCCGATTCCCCCTTGCGACAGATTGAGTCTGTGAAGGCGCCGAAGATACCTGTAGTCAAGACACGATAGGTGGGCTTCGCCCCAGTCCAGCGCCGTTTCGAGCGCTACTCTCCACTGCTGCGCCAGAAAACGATCCAGTGGCACGTCAAATCCATGTTTCGGTCTGTCCCACACCTGCCTTGGGAGAATACGACGGGCGATCGGAATCAGGAGCGACTTGAGCTGTCCGCCCACAATCTTCTGATCCGCGTGAAGTGGGACAATACGATCTATGACCGTTTCGTCCAGATAAGGAACGCGTACCTCGAGTGAGGCCAGCATGCTGGCCCGATCCGTCTTCACTAGGCAGTTTTCACTCAGATACGTTTCAAGGTCTGCTCGCATCAGGACATCCGTGTCGATGTGAGGGCCATAGCGTTTGGCAACGCGTTCCCATGGCTCAAAATAATCTGAAACTTCGGCCGCCTGGTAACAGTCAAATGAAAGAATTTGGCGTAAATCCTTTCTGAATACTGGAAAATCACCATATCTGACCCAGGACCATCGGAAAAGGTCTCTAGGAGGCAACATTCTCCAATATAGATGCGCCATGCCGCGGGGCCTCCACGATAGAGCGCATAGCATTCGTTCGAAAGCTCGATGGCCCGGGAAGCGCGAGTGCCGGCCTTCGCGCCACAAGTATTTTGGGTAACCACCGAAGACCTCATCGCCCCCGTCCCCCGAGAGGGCCACTTTCACGTACCCCGCCGTCATTTTGGACAAGGCATACGTTGGAACAAGTGCCGGATCGGCAAATGGCTCATCAAGCTGGCCCAGCACCGTCAGCAACATTTCGGAACCCAGGTCCTCTGCAGGAAGCACCGTATGATCCGTGCCGAACTGTCTTGCAACGAGACCGGCAATGGATGATTCATCGGCGGCAGCATCTCTGAAGGCAATCGAGAAGGATCGGACAGGCTTTTGGCTTTGCCGAGCCATGAGCGCCACAATCAGTGAGGAATCGATACCTCCGGAGAGAAATGCTCCGATCGGGACATCGCTGACCATTTGGCGCTTCACGGCCTGCTCGAGTAGCGCTTCTAGCTCGAATTCATCGGGAGAACGTGCTGATAGATGCGCAGAGGGAGGCTTCCAATAGCAATCGATTGAAGGCTTTCCCATACCGACGCGCCATTGAAATCGCCGTCCAGGTTCAAGCTTGTATACGTCGTGAAAGATCGTGCGAGGGGATGGAATGTAATCGAATGTCATCAGATCTCGAACCGCGACGGGGTCGATCTGTGTGAAGCCATTCAGTGCACCGAGAGACTCGAGCGTGGATGTGACGATGAGAGCACCATCTCGGCAGGTCCATGAGAGAGGCTTGATCCCCACACGGTCACGCGCTCCGAACACCACCTTCTCCATACGGTCCCAAATCACGAACGCAAACATGCCGTTCAAGTGGTAGACGACGTCTACCCCCCAATGGCGATACCCCTCCAAAAGGATTTCGGTGTCGGACTCTGTTCGGAATACGGCCCCTTCACGCTCGAGCAAACGCCGCAATTCTAAGAAATTGTAGATCTCGCCATTGAAGGCAACGACGTAGCGTCGGTCATGGCTCTCCATCGGTTGGTAACCAGTCTTGAGGTCAATGATGGACAGCCGACGGTGAAACAACCATATATCTTTCTCACGCCATTCGCCGCACGCATCCGGCCCCCGGTGAGCCATCCGAATTGAAGCCGCCCGTGCGACATCGACGTCATATATGGGCTTGTCCTGAAACAGCGCAATAAATCCGCACACGTCAAGACTCCATGGACGAAACAACATCCCCGACCGAACGCCAAACGACCTTCTGATCA from Nitrospira japonica harbors:
- a CDS encoding glycosyltransferase family 4 protein, which codes for MKIAFVNDGIHEYASGDPSAVGGAERQQWLLARALAAAGWSVKVGTRHRLERGRRETIDGVDYVGIGIGPYLPALFRFLRSERPNWFYLRCAQPLLGPMVQLARVSNVRTIFSAGFDTDIQPREALTRRRRLWPLYAWGLAQVEKLFLQHGRQLSGLPTKWRSKAYIVRSIAGARAPVKPHAMREKYVAWIGMLRRHKRPDLLIEIARKAPALRFVLCGGQSTFGTTAGYSEQIMNRLRDLTNVNYCGQVSPEHAEGIIRNAAVLLSTSSSEGFPNTFLQAWSSGTPVVSLEIDPDDIIKRYGLGAMSNGVVGAVRDITRLIASADQRDDIAVHTQRYVTQYHSDAAVVEAFEAAVSGASLQA
- the asnB gene encoding asparagine synthase (glutamine-hydrolyzing); this encodes MCGFIALFQDKPIYDVDVARAASIRMAHRGPDACGEWREKDIWLFHRRLSIIDLKTGYQPMESHDRRYVVAFNGEIYNFLELRRLLEREGAVFRTESDTEILLEGYRHWGVDVVYHLNGMFAFVIWDRMEKVVFGARDRVGIKPLSWTCRDGALIVTSTLESLGALNGFTQIDPVAVRDLMTFDYIPSPRTIFHDVYKLEPGRRFQWRVGMGKPSIDCYWKPPSAHLSARSPDEFELEALLEQAVKRQMVSDVPIGAFLSGGIDSSLIVALMARQSQKPVRSFSIAFRDAAADESSIAGLVARQFGTDHTVLPAEDLGSEMLLTVLGQLDEPFADPALVPTYALSKMTAGYVKVALSGDGGDEVFGGYPKYLWREGRHSRFPGHRAFERMLCALSWRPRGMAHLYWRMLPPRDLFRWSWVRYGDFPVFRKDLRQILSFDCYQAAEVSDYFEPWERVAKRYGPHIDTDVLMRADLETYLSENCLVKTDRASMLASLEVRVPYLDETVIDRIVPLHADQKIVGGQLKSLLIPIARRILPRQVWDRPKHGFDVPLDRFLAQQWRVALETALDWGEAHLSCLDYRYLRRLHRLNLSQGGIGRELWNPFVFLAWSMARSVHL